CGATGCGCATACCCGCATCCAGGGCTGCCTCTTGTGCCTGACCGAGCTGCTGATCGAGAATCCACTGCACCCAGAGGTGGAACTGGAGGATTTCCTCCCGCAGAGATTCGACACTGGCGTGGTTGCCCAACGGTGGAACCAACTCGATATCGTTCTCGGCTACGGCACCAGAATCGGAAGTGGCAGCGCGGGCAGCATCGCGGGCAGCAGCGCGATCCGCGAGCTCGCGCTCGGTGCACCACGACGCGTAGTCGTATATGCCACGGCCCTCGGCCTCCAGCCAACGGTCAAATTCCGCCTGGCGTGCGCTGGACAGGGGAATCTTGTGAATTGCCCGCAATACCTTGAGCTTTGCAGCGTAGATGGGGTTGCGGTCAATCTCATCAGGGCTGTGATTGAGCTGGTGGAAAGAGTTCGCTAGCGCACGGGCTTCATCGGCCTCGTCCTTGTCCAGGTACCCGAACTCGTCGATAAGCTCTGGCCGTGCGTACAGCGGATTGACATAGCGGCGCGTGGTGGGCAGGTACGGTGAGTCTTCTACCGGAGGCAGCGGTTCTGCGGCGTGCAACGGATTGATGAGGACGAAATCAGAGCCCGCGTGCTGAGCGCTGACCTGTGCCAAGTCGCCGAGGGTAGCGAAATCGCCGATACCCCAGCTGCGGCTGGAGCGTACCGAGTACAGCTGTGCCATGACGCCATGCGCAGGATTCTGCACGTACTTGTCGGCAGTAGCGAGACGGTTGGGGGTTACGGCCACATCGCACTCAGCGACGTTGTCGTCGTTGACTGCACGCAAGCGGTGCCAACCAAGTGGCAGATCCTCTGGAATTGCGAAGGCGGCTTCTCCCATCAACACATCGCCGACCTGGCGTGGTGGAACCAAGTGGTGCACCTGTGCGCAGGGCCATTCTGCGCCATCCTCCAGTTTCACAGTCACGCTGACATTGCTGCCGTGTGGTACGTGAACCAGAACTCGGTGGAAGATGCCCTGGCGGGTAACTACCACGGGTGGGAGAAGGCGAGACCACTGCGTGTCCGCCCACTCACGACGGGCGTCGTTGATTTCGGCATCACTCGGATTTGGGCCCAAATCGATGTCGAGAGCAGCGAGAGTTTTTAGCACTGTCTCACGAGAGACGTGCACAAGTTGGCCCTCGGTGGAGTAGTAGGAAACCCCAACTCCGACATCTTTAGCGAGGTCGGCGAGCGGAGAGGAAAGGGGAGGATTGGAAGCTGCCTGTGTCACTCTTTCCATCATGCCAGTTTAGAAAAACTTTGCCAGTAGTAAGACAAATCACTTCGTTATCGAAATATTTAGTGAAATCACAACGGCGCAGGGTTTGATGTTCTAAGTTGATTCCTAACGAAACCAACGACGGACAGAACTACCGAAAGTAGGGGTTTGTAACTCGATGCGTGAATATACTACCGAGGCGAAATACGTCATCGGCGAGGACGAAACGATTATTACCTCGCTGCAGGAGCTGGTGCAGAAGCGCCCGAAGCTGGTGCTTTTCACCCGCCCCAAGAACTTTGAGTGGGTAAATGTCACCGCTCAGGAGTTTTATGACGAGGCAAAGGGGGTCGCTAAGGGGCTAATCGCCAATG
The nucleotide sequence above comes from Corynebacterium amycolatum. Encoded proteins:
- the malQ gene encoding 4-alpha-glucanotransferase, with the translated sequence MMERVTQAASNPPLSSPLADLAKDVGVGVSYYSTEGQLVHVSRETVLKTLAALDIDLGPNPSDAEINDARREWADTQWSRLLPPVVVTRQGIFHRVLVHVPHGSNVSVTVKLEDGAEWPCAQVHHLVPPRQVGDVLMGEAAFAIPEDLPLGWHRLRAVNDDNVAECDVAVTPNRLATADKYVQNPAHGVMAQLYSVRSSRSWGIGDFATLGDLAQVSAQHAGSDFVLINPLHAAEPLPPVEDSPYLPTTRRYVNPLYARPELIDEFGYLDKDEADEARALANSFHQLNHSPDEIDRNPIYAAKLKVLRAIHKIPLSSARQAEFDRWLEAEGRGIYDYASWCTERELADRAAARDAARAATSDSGAVAENDIELVPPLGNHASVESLREEILQFHLWVQWILDQQLGQAQEAALDAGMRIGIMADLAVGVHPGGADAKNLAAWLAPAISVGAPPDGFNQRGQDWSQPPWNPHKLAEAGYRPWRDMLRTILRHAGGIRVDHVLGMFRLWVMPRMESPVNGTYLYFDHEAMVGILALEAELAGAVVVGEDLGTFEPWVQDYLASRGIMGTSIVWFESEGDQPKPPSAYRSLCLSSVTTHDLPPTAGYLAGEHIKLRERLGLLLSDVAEEDRRDFEWIRKVLGAAKEAGCFGDTAAADMDVQSLTRDNLPPIDALVTGLHRFLDQTPSALKCEALVDMVGDRRTQNQPGTSHDQYPNWCIPLTDAEGKAVLVEDLPRFPGFKR